The DNA segment CCTGAAGGGCAGTACCCAGGAGCTGACGGCGAGGCCCAAGACCGCGAGCAGGATCAAGAGGCGATAGGGAAGGCCTGAGAGGAGCTGGAGGCAGATGGCGACACCTCCGATCTCCGCCGCGCACGTCATCAAGTTGACCACCTCGGAGGCGACCAGGGTCGCCAGCCCCGCACCGAAGCCGGTTCGCTCGCGGATCAGGTCGAAGACCGGGCGCCTGGCGACCGCCGAGACGCGCCCGCACATCTCCGAGTAGACGATGATCCCGGCGACTCCGATCACCACGACCCACAGGAGTTGGAAGCCGAGGTCGCTCCGGCCTGCGTGTTGAAGACGAGATCGCCGATGTCGACGAACCCGCCGATGGCCGAGAAGATGCCGAGGGCGACGGCGAGGATGTTCTTCAGGCTCACGTGAGCCCTTCGCCGATCCTCTGGATCGCCTGGGCGGCCGCCTGGAGCTCACCGGCGAGCGCGCGGTCCTCGTCCCTGGAGGCGCTGCCGAGGCGCTCGAGGTCGGCGCTGACTTGACCCGCGAGGACCGCCAGCTGGCGGAGCCTTGGCTCCAGCGCCGGCTCGGCCTTGTCCGCCTCCAACGCGAGCTTGGCTTGGGAGGCGGCCCCGTAGAGGTCGGAGGAGTGCTCGCGGGTGTAGATGCGCGTCGTCCTGCCGGAGGCGGCGTCTTGGGCCAGAAGCACTCCCTCGGCGGCTTCGGATTGCAGCGACTTCGACTGCTGGGAGAGCGCCTTGGCTCCCAGCGGTCCGCCGCTGCCGCAACCCCCGCCTAGAAGGGCCACGATCACCCCCAAGCCGAGCACCCGCTTGAGCCGCAGCGACACGCTCCAATGTTCAGGACTCGGGGCCGGTGACCTTCGCCATCTTGGCGTCGCCATCGCCTCGAAGTTCTCCCTGACTGGATCCGGACACCGAACTCGACAACTTACTACCGCTCCACGAACTTGGCGCGCTTGGTCCTCCGGGCGGGCCGGGGATGCGGCGAGGCGGCCGATCGAGCGGGGTCTCCCGGTGGGCCACTCTAGAGCCCGAAGGCGTGAAGCTCCTGATCCCAGGCGCCTGCGTAGACATGCCCGTTGACGATGATCGGC comes from the Actinomycetota bacterium genome and includes:
- a CDS encoding divalent metal cation transporter → MIGVAGIIVYSEMCGRVSAVARRPVFDLIRERTGFGAGLATLVASEVVNLMTCAAEIGGVAICLQLLSGLPYRLLILLAVLGLAVSSWVLPFR